A genomic segment from Flavobacterium inviolabile encodes:
- the tgt gene encoding tRNA guanosine(34) transglycosylase Tgt, translating to MKFDLLHKDPLSKARAGSITTDHGVIETPIFMPVGTVASVKGVHQRELKNDINPDIILGNTYHLYLRPQTEILEKAGGLHKFMNWDRNILTDSGGYQVYSLSSNRKIKEEGVKFKSHIDGSYHFFSPENVMEIQRTIGADIIMAFDECTPYPCDYRYAKRSMHMTHRWLDRCIAHLDKLPFKYGYEQTFFPIVQGSTYKDLRQQSAEYIAGVGAQGNAIGGLSVGEPAEEMYAMTEVVTAILPEDKPRYLMGVGTPVNILENIALGIDMFDCVMPTRNARNGMLFTANGTINIKNKKWEDDFSPIDEMGITFVDTEYSKAYLRHLFAANEYLGKQIATIHNLGFYMWLVREARQHILAGDFYAWKEKMVKQMSQRL from the coding sequence ATGAAGTTCGATTTATTACACAAAGACCCGTTGTCAAAAGCCAGAGCGGGAAGTATAACTACAGATCACGGTGTTATTGAAACACCAATATTTATGCCTGTCGGAACAGTTGCTTCCGTTAAAGGAGTGCATCAGCGAGAATTAAAAAACGATATTAATCCCGATATTATTTTAGGAAATACCTATCATTTGTATTTGCGCCCACAAACCGAAATATTGGAAAAAGCGGGTGGATTGCACAAATTCATGAACTGGGACCGGAATATATTAACGGATAGCGGCGGTTATCAGGTATATTCCCTTTCTTCCAATAGAAAAATTAAAGAAGAAGGTGTAAAATTCAAATCGCACATTGACGGATCCTATCATTTTTTCTCACCGGAAAATGTGATGGAAATCCAGCGTACCATCGGAGCTGATATTATCATGGCATTCGATGAATGTACGCCATACCCTTGTGATTACCGGTATGCAAAACGTTCGATGCACATGACCCACCGTTGGTTGGACAGATGTATTGCACATTTGGATAAATTACCGTTTAAATACGGATACGAACAAACATTTTTCCCGATTGTACAGGGAAGTACCTATAAAGACCTGCGTCAGCAGTCGGCAGAATACATTGCCGGTGTAGGAGCGCAGGGTAATGCCATCGGAGGACTTTCTGTAGGGGAGCCTGCAGAAGAAATGTATGCGATGACAGAAGTGGTTACGGCCATTTTACCGGAAGACAAACCGCGTTATTTAATGGGAGTGGGAACACCGGTTAACATCCTTGAAAATATAGCATTGGGAATTGACATGTTCGATTGTGTGATGCCAACGCGTAATGCCCGTAACGGAATGTTATTTACAGCTAACGGTACAATTAACATTAAAAATAAAAAATGGGAAGACGATTTTTCCCCAATTGACGAAATGGGAATTACTTTTGTAGATACCGAATACTCAAAAGCCTATTTACGCCATTTATTTGCTGCTAACGAATACTTAGGGAAGCAAATCGCAACCATTCATAACTTAGGGTTTTATATGTGGCTGGTTCGCGAAGCCAGACAGCATATTTTAGCAGGTGATTTTTATGCATGGAAGGAAAAAATGGTAAAACAGATGAGCCAACGTTTATAA
- a CDS encoding LptF/LptG family permease: MNIIDKYILKRYLATFSVMLLMFIPIGIVIDVSEKINKMLANKVPLVAILKYYYDFTIYFANLLFPIFLFLSVIWFTSKLANNTEIIAILSSGISFSRFLRPYIIGATLVSLFSLVMGFFLVPKASQGFNDFRYNYLSSNPTVRENQDVYRQISKDEFIYVSNFNYESKIAFNFTLEKFKGDQLEYKINASRIKWNPADSTYTLFNYSKRTIGELDDKIEKQEQKDMILDFDLEDLTPVVYVAETMTLGELNRFIEKEKQRGSPNINTYLVVKYKKYSIPVSAFILTIIAVSVSSMKRRGGMGVNLALGIAIAFTFIFFDKIFGTLAEKSSVPPLVAVWFSNFVFGILAIYLLRNAKR, translated from the coding sequence ATGAACATAATCGATAAATATATCCTAAAACGGTATTTAGCAACCTTCTCGGTCATGTTATTAATGTTTATTCCTATAGGAATCGTTATTGACGTCTCGGAGAAGATCAATAAAATGCTTGCTAATAAAGTACCTTTAGTAGCCATTTTAAAGTACTATTACGATTTTACAATATATTTTGCCAATTTACTTTTCCCGATATTCCTGTTCCTTTCCGTAATATGGTTTACCTCGAAACTGGCAAATAACACCGAGATCATTGCGATTTTAAGTTCCGGAATTTCGTTTAGCCGTTTTTTACGGCCGTACATTATCGGGGCAACGTTAGTATCGCTGTTTTCATTGGTTATGGGATTCTTTCTGGTGCCCAAGGCAAGTCAGGGATTTAACGATTTCCGTTACAATTACCTGTCCAGTAATCCAACCGTCAGGGAAAACCAGGATGTTTACCGGCAGATTAGTAAAGACGAATTTATCTATGTGAGTAATTTTAACTACGAATCCAAGATAGCGTTCAACTTTACCCTTGAAAAATTTAAAGGCGATCAGTTAGAATATAAAATCAATGCCAGCCGTATAAAATGGAATCCTGCCGACAGTACGTACACCTTATTCAATTACAGCAAGCGTACCATTGGAGAACTGGATGATAAAATTGAAAAACAGGAACAAAAGGACATGATTCTGGATTTTGACCTGGAAGATTTAACACCGGTTGTTTATGTTGCAGAAACCATGACCTTAGGAGAACTGAACCGGTTTATCGAAAAGGAAAAACAACGTGGTTCCCCCAATATCAACACCTATCTGGTTGTCAAATATAAAAAATACAGTATCCCTGTTTCGGCATTTATCCTGACCATTATTGCCGTTTCGGTTTCTTCCATGAAGCGAAGAGGAGGAATGGGTGTAAACTTAGCCCTGGGAATTGCGATAGCCTTTACCTTTATTTTCTTTGACAAGATTTTTGGAACACTGGCCGAAAAATCCAGCGTACCGCCTTTAGTGGCCGTATGGTTCTCTAATTTTGTTTTTGGAATTTTAGCGATTTACCTACTTAGAAATGCCAAACGATAA
- a CDS encoding DMT family transporter — protein sequence MPNDNIKSYLNLHLIVFIWGFTAILGGLISLEALPLVWYRMMVAVFLVLLYLLYRKRPIAVSGTTLVKFLLGGLVIALHWLTFFMAIKVSNISVTLACLSTGAFFASFLEPIFYGRKMIWYEVLFGLIVVLGLGIIFNVEGDHVNGIILALTSAFLSALFSVINGKFAQKHDAGVITFYELLGGVGFLTVYMLVSGYFTREFFVLSLSDCIWLLVLGSVCTAYAFLASVKVMKYLSPYTVMLTINLEPIYGIILAVLVFREKEKMSPSFYVGAAIILLTVLLNGIAKNYKKIKTN from the coding sequence ATGCCAAACGATAATATTAAAAGTTACTTAAACCTCCATCTAATTGTTTTTATATGGGGGTTTACCGCTATTTTAGGCGGATTGATTTCCCTGGAAGCCCTGCCTTTGGTGTGGTATCGCATGATGGTAGCGGTATTTCTGGTATTACTTTACCTGTTATACCGAAAAAGACCGATAGCCGTTTCCGGGACTACGCTCGTGAAATTCCTTTTGGGCGGATTGGTCATTGCGCTGCACTGGCTGACCTTCTTTATGGCAATTAAAGTTTCCAACATTTCCGTAACATTAGCCTGTCTGTCTACCGGCGCTTTCTTTGCCTCATTTCTGGAACCCATTTTTTATGGAAGAAAAATGATCTGGTATGAAGTGCTTTTCGGCCTGATAGTCGTGTTGGGATTGGGAATCATCTTTAATGTGGAAGGCGACCATGTTAACGGAATAATCTTAGCGCTGACCTCGGCATTTTTATCGGCACTTTTTTCAGTGATCAACGGGAAGTTTGCCCAAAAACATGACGCAGGAGTCATCACTTTTTATGAACTGCTGGGCGGTGTCGGATTTCTGACGGTTTATATGCTGGTATCCGGATATTTTACCCGGGAATTCTTTGTACTGAGCTTATCCGATTGTATCTGGCTGCTGGTTTTAGGATCAGTTTGTACAGCCTATGCCTTTTTAGCCTCAGTGAAAGTCATGAAATATTTAAGCCCGTATACCGTAATGCTGACGATTAATCTGGAGCCTATTTACGGAATTATATTAGCCGTTTTGGTTTTCCGGGAAAAAGAAAAAATGAGCCCTTCTTTTTATGTGGGAGCGGCCATAATACTGCTTACGGTTCTGCTAAACGGAATCGCCAAGAACTATAAAAAAATAAAAACAAATTAA
- a CDS encoding acetyl-CoA carboxylase carboxyltransferase subunit alpha: MEYLDFELPIKELEDQLDKCQIIGLESDVDVSNTCKQIEKKLEETKRNIYKNLTAWQRVQLSRHPSRPYTMDHVRALCGDTFLELFGDRGVKDDKAMIGGLGKIGGQSFMIVGQQKGYNTKTRQFRNFGMANPEGYRKALRLMKMAEKFGIPVVTLVDTPGAYPGLEAEERGQGEAIARNIFEMIRLKVPIITVIVGEGASGGALGIGVGDKVYMLENTWYSVISPESCSSILWRSWEYKEQAAEALKLTSFDMKKQKLIDDIIPEPLGGAHYDRETTFRTVEQYITKGYNELKDLSTEELVAQRMEKYSRMGEYKE; this comes from the coding sequence ATGGAATATTTAGATTTTGAACTTCCTATTAAAGAACTTGAAGATCAGTTAGATAAATGTCAGATAATCGGGCTGGAATCGGATGTTGATGTTTCTAATACGTGCAAACAAATTGAGAAAAAATTAGAAGAAACCAAGAGAAATATATATAAAAATCTAACGGCATGGCAACGTGTTCAGCTTTCGAGACATCCAAGCAGACCGTACACGATGGACCATGTCAGAGCCCTTTGCGGGGATACTTTCCTGGAACTTTTTGGAGACAGAGGCGTTAAGGACGACAAAGCAATGATTGGCGGACTTGGTAAAATTGGCGGACAGTCGTTCATGATTGTCGGACAACAAAAAGGATACAATACGAAAACCAGACAATTCCGTAACTTCGGAATGGCAAATCCGGAAGGATATAGAAAAGCACTTCGTTTAATGAAAATGGCCGAAAAATTCGGAATCCCTGTAGTTACATTAGTAGATACTCCGGGAGCATATCCGGGATTGGAAGCAGAAGAAAGAGGACAAGGGGAAGCTATTGCCAGAAACATCTTCGAAATGATTCGTCTGAAAGTGCCTATCATCACGGTTATCGTTGGTGAAGGAGCTTCAGGTGGAGCTTTGGGAATTGGTGTTGGTGATAAAGTTTACATGTTGGAAAATACCTGGTATTCTGTAATTTCTCCGGAATCGTGTTCTTCTATTTTATGGAGAAGCTGGGAATACAAAGAGCAGGCTGCCGAAGCGTTGAAATTAACTTCTTTCGATATGAAAAAACAAAAGTTAATTGACGATATTATCCCGGAACCGCTTGGTGGTGCTCATTACGACAGAGAAACGACTTTCAGAACCGTTGAACAATATATCACCAAAGGATATAACGAGTTGAAAGACTTATCAACAGAAGAATTAGTGGCTCAGCGTATGGAAAAATACAGTAGAATGGGTGAGTATAAAGAATAA